The Chiloscyllium plagiosum isolate BGI_BamShark_2017 chromosome 20, ASM401019v2, whole genome shotgun sequence genome has a window encoding:
- the LOC122559998 gene encoding tubulin beta chain-like, whose product MREILHIQAGQCGNQIGAKFWEVISDEHGIDPSGSARGESGIQLDRINVYYNEAAGDKYVPRAILVDLEPGTMDSVRSGPFGQIFRPDNFVFGQSGAGNNWAKGHYTEGAELVDAVLDAVRKESESCDCLQGFQLTHSLGGGTGSGMGTLLISKIREEYPDRIMNTFSVMPSPKVSDTVVEPYNATLSVHQLVENTDETYCIDNEALYDICFRTMKLTTPTYGDLNHLVSATMSGVTTCLRFPGQLNADLRKLAVNMVPFPRLHFFMPGFAPLTSRGSQNYRALTVPELTQQMFDAKNMMAACDPRHGRYLTVAAIFRGRMSMKEVDEQMLNVQNKNSSYFVEWIPNNVKTAVCDIPPRGLKMSSTFIGNSTAIQELFKRISDQFTAMFRRKAFLHWYTGEGMDEMEFTEAESNMNDLVSEYQQYQDATADEQEEFEEEEGDNDEA is encoded by the exons TTTTGGGAGGTGATCAGCGACGAACATGGAATTGATCCTTCGGGAAGTGCCCGTGGTGAAAGTGGTATACAGCTGGATAGGATCAACGTCTATTACAATGAAGCAGCCG GTGACAAGTATGTTCCTCGTGCAATTCTGGTGGATTTGGAACCTGGGACTATGGACTCTGTCAGATCTGGACCATTTGGACAAATATTTAGACCAGATAACTTTGTATTTG gtcaaagtggtgctggaaataatTGGGCCAAAGGTCACTACACTGAGGGAGCTGAACTGGTGGATGCAGTGCTTGATGCGGTGAGGAAGGAGTCTGAAAGCTGTGACTGTTTACAGGGATTCCAGCTCACTCACTCTCTGGGTGGTGGTACTGGCTCTGGGATGGGCACCCTCCTCATCAGTAAGATCCGGGAAGAATACCCTGACCGTATCATGAACACATTCAGTGTGATGCCCTCACCTAAAGTTTCGGACACTGTGGTGGAGCCATACAATGCTACCCTGTCTGTCCATCAGCTGGTGGAGAACACAGACGAGACATACTGCATTGACAATGAAGCCCTTTATGATATCTGCTTTCGTACCATGAAGCTGACCACTCCCACATACGGAGACCTTAATCACTTGGTCTCTGCAACCATGAGCGGAGTTACCACATGCCTTCGCTTTCCTGGACAACTCAATGCTGACCTTCGCAAGCTGGCAGTGAACATGGTGCCCTTCCCTCGGCTCCACTTCTTCATGCCAGGCTTTGCCCCACTAACCAGCCGTGGCAGCCAGAATTACAGAGCACTCACTGTGCCAGAGCTAACCCAGCAAATGTTTGATGCTAAAAATATGATGGCAGCTTGTGACCCGCGGCATGGACGCTACTTGACCGTTGCTGCCATATTCCGAGGCCGGATGTCCATGAAAGAAGTAGATGAGCAGATGCTGAATGTTCAGAACAAGAACAGCAGTTACTTTGTGGAGTGGATTCCCAATAACGTTAAGACAGCTGTCTGTGACATTCCTCCCCGGGGCCTCAAAATGTCCTCTACCTTCATCGGCAACAGCACTGCCATTCAGGAGTTGTTCAAGCGAATCTCTGATCAGTTCACTGCCATGTTCCGTAGGAAGGCCTTCTTGCACTGGTACACTGGAGAGGGGATGGATGAGATGGAGTTCACTGAAGCTGAGAGCAACATGAATGACCTGGTATCAGAGTACCAACAGTATCAGGATGCTACTGCAGATGAACAGGAAGAGTTCGAAGAAGAAGAGGGAGATAATGATGAAGCATAG